A genomic window from Flavobacterium johnsoniae includes:
- a CDS encoding response regulator gives MQKNALHILLADDDEDDRLFFKDAFEEIKIQTNVSFVHDGMQLMDHLHNTDNKLPDILFLDLNMPKKTGKECLIEIKKTDRLKDIIIAIYSTSSSEEDIEDTFIQGANIYIKKPSDFNTLKKIINEVVTVNWHYHTSGLNRDNFLLRLK, from the coding sequence ATGCAAAAAAACGCATTACACATTTTACTTGCCGATGATGATGAAGATGACCGTCTTTTCTTTAAAGATGCTTTTGAAGAAATAAAAATACAAACTAATGTAAGTTTTGTTCACGACGGGATGCAATTAATGGATCATCTACATAATACAGACAATAAACTTCCAGATATTTTGTTTCTAGATTTGAACATGCCTAAAAAAACGGGTAAAGAATGTTTAATCGAAATCAAAAAAACGGATCGTTTAAAAGATATAATTATTGCAATTTATTCTACCTCTTCTTCTGAGGAAGATATTGAAGATACCTTTATCCAGGGTGCAAATATTTACATTAAAAAGCCAAGCGATTTTAATACGTTAAAAAAAATAATTAATGAAGTCGTGACCGTAAACTGGCACTATCATACCTCTGGGTTAAACCGTGATAATTTCTTGCTGCGACTAAAATAA
- a CDS encoding helix-turn-helix domain-containing protein translates to MKLFIKFDINTICSQYLKLNLEQNNVNFTTLGFGEIEIEDNIDADALENLKQKLTPCGFEVVENQKSVLVQKIKDAIIELVFMDDSNNYKSSVFLAEKLNHSYGYLSNVFSEVTYSSIENFIILQKIERAKQLIIINEMSLTEIAFLLNYSSVAHLSTQFKNTTGITPSAFQRIIKKRRENLK, encoded by the coding sequence ATGAAACTATTTATAAAGTTCGACATTAACACTATTTGCTCTCAATATCTGAAACTGAATTTGGAGCAGAACAATGTGAATTTTACGACGCTGGGTTTTGGCGAAATCGAAATCGAGGACAATATTGATGCTGACGCACTTGAAAATTTAAAACAAAAATTGACGCCATGCGGCTTTGAAGTTGTTGAAAATCAAAAAAGTGTATTAGTCCAAAAAATTAAAGACGCAATTATAGAATTGGTCTTTATGGACGACAGCAATAATTATAAAAGTTCTGTTTTTTTGGCTGAAAAGCTAAATCACAGTTATGGATATTTATCAAATGTTTTCTCAGAAGTAACATACTCTTCTATAGAAAACTTTATTATTTTGCAGAAAATTGAAAGAGCAAAACAATTGATTATTATCAATGAAATGAGTTTAACCGAGATTGCATTTTTATTAAACTATTCAAGTGTTGCGCATTTGAGTACACAATTTAAAAACACAACCGGAATTACTCCGTCTGCTTTTCAGAGAATTATTAAGAAACGAAGAGAAAATTTAAAATAA
- a CDS encoding CsbD family protein, whose amino-acid sequence MNTTEIKGNWNELKGKLKQKYADLTDDDLLYDEGKEDEMYGKLQQKLGKTKDEVRKIIADL is encoded by the coding sequence ATGAATACTACAGAGATAAAAGGAAACTGGAATGAGTTAAAAGGAAAATTGAAGCAAAAATATGCGGATTTAACAGATGATGATTTACTTTATGATGAAGGGAAAGAAGACGAAATGTACGGAAAACTTCAACAAAAATTAGGTAAAACAAAAGATGAAGTTCGTAAAATCATTGCTGATTTGTAA
- a CDS encoding Dps family protein — MSPHIGITPANLKKSASILGTILSNEMTLYVKTRKFHWNISGNSFMELHKLFEEQYRILEAQIDEVAERISQLGEKTIGTMKEFIDNSTLKESPKEYASQKHMLSELLENHEQLVTEFRSYIPIFEEETKDVGSADFVTGLLQEHEKMAWVLRRYQV, encoded by the coding sequence ATGAGCCCACATATCGGAATTACGCCTGCAAATCTAAAAAAGAGTGCTTCTATTTTAGGAACAATCTTATCTAACGAAATGACTTTATATGTAAAAACCAGAAAATTTCACTGGAATATTTCTGGAAACAGTTTTATGGAATTGCATAAATTATTTGAAGAACAATATAGAATTCTAGAAGCACAAATCGATGAAGTTGCGGAACGCATCAGTCAATTAGGAGAAAAAACAATTGGTACAATGAAAGAGTTTATCGATAATTCTACCTTAAAAGAATCTCCAAAAGAATATGCTTCGCAAAAACATATGCTTTCTGAACTTTTAGAAAACCACGAACAATTGGTGACAGAATTTAGAAGCTATATTCCAATATTTGAAGAAGAAACAAAAGATGTTGGTTCAGCAGATTTTGTTACGGGTTTACTACAAGAGCACGAAAAAATGGCTTGGGTACTGAGAAGATATCAAGTTTAA
- the pyrF gene encoding orotidine-5'-phosphate decarboxylase gives MTTQQLHEQILQKKTFLCVGLDPDMDKMPQHLLDTEDPIFEFNKAIIDATHDLTVGYKPNTAFFEAYGIKGWMSLQKTINYINENYPDIFTIADAKRGDIGNTSSMYAKAFFEDLNFDSVTVAPYMGKDSVEPFLAFENKHTIMLALTSNEGAFDFQTLNTDGKELYKQVLETSKTWKNSENLMYVVGATKAEYFAEIRKIVPDSFLLVPGIGAQGGSLSEVCKYGMNDKIGLLVNSARAIIYASKGTDFAEKAREEALKVQQEMEEIINLKFQV, from the coding sequence ATGACAACACAACAATTACACGAACAAATTCTTCAAAAAAAAACATTTTTATGTGTGGGTTTAGATCCTGATATGGACAAAATGCCACAACATTTATTAGATACCGAAGATCCTATTTTCGAATTCAATAAAGCAATAATCGATGCTACGCATGATCTAACTGTAGGATATAAACCAAATACAGCTTTTTTTGAGGCTTACGGAATTAAAGGTTGGATGTCTCTTCAGAAAACAATCAATTACATCAACGAAAATTATCCTGATATTTTTACAATCGCAGACGCAAAACGCGGTGATATCGGAAATACGTCTAGCATGTATGCAAAAGCCTTTTTTGAAGATTTGAATTTTGATAGTGTAACGGTTGCTCCATATATGGGAAAAGATTCTGTAGAACCTTTTTTGGCTTTCGAAAATAAACATACTATTATGTTGGCTTTGACTTCAAATGAAGGCGCTTTCGATTTTCAGACTTTGAATACTGACGGAAAAGAATTATACAAACAAGTTTTAGAAACATCTAAAACTTGGAAAAACAGCGAAAACTTAATGTACGTTGTAGGCGCTACAAAAGCAGAATATTTTGCCGAAATTAGAAAAATTGTTCCAGACAGTTTCTTGTTAGTGCCAGGAATTGGCGCTCAAGGCGGAAGCTTATCAGAAGTTTGTAAATACGGAATGAACGATAAAATTGGTCTTTTAGTAAATTCGGCAAGAGCAATTATTTACGCTTCAAAAGGAACAGATTTTGCTGAAAAGGCTAGAGAAGAAGCTTTGAAAGTGCAACAAGAAATGGAAGAGATTATTAATTTGAAGTTTCAGGTTTAA
- a CDS encoding ABC transporter substrate-binding protein, which produces MKQLKDQLGTLHEFEAAPKRIISLVPSQTELLYDLGLEEKIIGITKFCVHPFHFKSTKKIVGGTKKIHFEKMKLLQPDIIICNKEENTEEIVNQLKEICPVWVTNIVSIEDNFQMISDFGQLFNCRTEAQKWNDKLAFALSDFKNYIKDIKEKKAAYFIWKNPYMVAGNDTYINELLKLNHFRNIYEDKGRYPEIELKKMRLEGDPDLVFLSSEPYPFKEEDAFEIGRFTHHAKTIFVDGEMFSWHGSRLLKAFSYFKLLHERLKN; this is translated from the coding sequence ATGAAACAACTAAAAGATCAGCTTGGTACTTTACATGAATTTGAAGCAGCTCCAAAACGAATTATTTCGCTGGTTCCTTCACAAACTGAATTATTATACGATTTAGGTTTAGAAGAAAAAATTATCGGAATTACAAAGTTCTGCGTGCATCCGTTTCATTTTAAATCTACCAAAAAGATTGTCGGCGGAACGAAGAAAATCCATTTTGAGAAAATGAAACTGCTTCAACCTGATATTATTATTTGCAATAAAGAAGAGAATACAGAAGAAATCGTAAATCAGTTAAAAGAAATTTGTCCGGTTTGGGTTACGAATATTGTTTCTATAGAAGATAATTTTCAGATGATTTCAGATTTCGGACAATTATTTAATTGCAGAACCGAAGCCCAAAAGTGGAATGATAAATTGGCTTTCGCCTTGAGCGATTTCAAAAACTATATAAAAGATATTAAAGAGAAAAAGGCAGCATATTTTATTTGGAAAAATCCTTATATGGTTGCTGGAAATGATACTTATATAAATGAGTTATTAAAACTAAATCATTTTAGGAATATTTACGAGGACAAAGGCCGTTATCCTGAAATCGAATTAAAAAAAATGCGTTTAGAAGGAGATCCAGATTTGGTTTTTCTTTCTTCAGAACCTTATCCATTTAAAGAAGAAGATGCTTTCGAAATAGGAAGATTTACACATCACGCCAAAACTATTTTTGTAGATGGCGAAATGTTCTCTTGGCACGGAAGCAGATTATTAAAGGCTTTCTCGTATTTCAAATTGCTTCACGAAAGATTGAAGAATTAG
- a CDS encoding catalase: MEEHKKLTTATGTPVPDNQNIQTAGPRGPVLLQDFWFLEKMAHFDREVIPERRMHAKGSGAYGTFTVTHDITKYSKADLFSEIGKKTEMFVRFSTVAGERGAADAERDIRGFAMKFYTNEGNWDLVGNNTPVFFFRDPMKFPDLNHAVKRDPKTNLRSADNNWDFWTLLPEALHQVTIVMSDRGIPRSYREMHGFGSHTFSFINAQNERHWVKFHLVSQQGIENLSDEEAASLVGKDRESHQRDLFNAIEERNFPKWKMFVQIMSEEQAKNYRFHPFDLTKVWLKGDFPLIPVGEFELNKNPENYFAEVEQAAFNPAHVVPGIGFSPDKMLQGRLFSYGDAHRYRLGVNNYQIPVNSSRCPYNSFHRDGAMRVDGNYGGRKHYEPNSFGEWQDQPETKEPPLAIYGDAYAHNFREDDNDYFTQPGLLFNLLTPEKKQLLFKNTAGQVGGAQKFIQVRHIRNCFKADPAYGEGVANALGMTMAEVDAFDDPRLKIVVR; this comes from the coding sequence ATGGAAGAACACAAAAAATTAACAACTGCAACAGGAACTCCCGTTCCAGACAATCAAAACATTCAAACAGCTGGCCCTCGCGGACCTGTTTTATTACAAGATTTTTGGTTTTTAGAAAAAATGGCGCATTTTGATCGAGAAGTAATTCCCGAGAGAAGAATGCATGCTAAGGGTTCTGGTGCGTACGGAACTTTTACCGTAACACACGACATTACCAAATATTCAAAAGCAGATTTGTTTTCGGAAATTGGTAAGAAAACAGAAATGTTTGTACGTTTCTCAACTGTTGCAGGAGAAAGAGGTGCTGCTGATGCCGAAAGAGACATTCGTGGTTTTGCCATGAAATTTTACACAAACGAAGGAAATTGGGATTTGGTAGGAAACAATACTCCCGTATTCTTCTTTCGTGATCCGATGAAATTTCCTGACTTAAACCACGCGGTTAAACGTGATCCAAAAACCAACTTGAGAAGTGCTGATAACAATTGGGATTTTTGGACATTATTACCAGAAGCTTTGCATCAGGTTACCATTGTAATGAGCGACAGGGGAATTCCGAGATCATACAGAGAAATGCACGGTTTTGGAAGTCATACTTTTAGTTTCATTAATGCACAAAACGAAAGACATTGGGTTAAATTTCACTTGGTTTCGCAACAAGGAATTGAAAATCTTTCAGATGAAGAAGCCGCTTCTTTAGTAGGAAAAGATAGAGAAAGCCACCAAAGAGATTTGTTTAATGCGATTGAAGAAAGGAACTTCCCGAAATGGAAAATGTTCGTTCAAATTATGTCGGAAGAACAAGCAAAAAACTATCGTTTTCACCCATTCGATTTGACGAAAGTTTGGTTAAAAGGAGATTTCCCATTAATTCCTGTTGGAGAATTTGAGTTGAATAAAAATCCAGAAAATTATTTTGCAGAAGTAGAGCAAGCTGCCTTTAACCCAGCTCACGTGGTTCCTGGAATTGGATTTTCGCCAGATAAAATGCTTCAAGGACGTTTGTTTTCTTACGGAGATGCGCACCGTTATCGTTTAGGAGTTAATAATTATCAGATTCCAGTAAATTCATCAAGATGCCCTTATAACAGTTTCCACAGAGATGGAGCGATGCGTGTTGATGGAAATTATGGAGGTAGAAAACATTATGAGCCAAATAGTTTTGGTGAATGGCAAGATCAGCCAGAAACAAAAGAACCGCCATTGGCAATCTATGGAGATGCATATGCGCACAATTTTAGAGAAGACGATAACGATTATTTTACGCAGCCTGGATTATTATTCAATTTATTGACACCAGAGAAAAAACAGCTTTTGTTTAAAAATACTGCGGGACAAGTTGGAGGAGCACAAAAGTTTATTCAAGTTCGTCACATAAGAAATTGCTTTAAAGCTGATCCAGCTTATGGCGAAGGCGTGGCAAATGCTCTAGGAATGACAATGGCTGAAGTAGATGCTTTTGATGATCCAAGATTGAAGATAGTTGTTAGATAA
- the purU gene encoding formyltetrahydrofolate deformylase, with translation MQKITILIHCKDQKNIIASVTTFIAKVGGNITYIDQHVDVEQNVFFMRLECEFTNSEITIESFKDDFEQALASKFDMSWDLYNQDQKPKMALFVSKYDHCLFDILGRYSAGELNIEIPLIISNHNDLRSIAERFDIPFHYVPFTKDNKEEGEAKQIELLKRYEINFIVLARYMQIITPNLISLYENKIINIHHSFLPAFPGAKPYHSAFKRGVKIIGATSHYVTEELDEGPIIEQDIARVSHIHSVEDFIMKGRDLERIVLARAIKLHSERKTMVYSNKTVVFS, from the coding sequence ATGCAGAAAATTACAATTCTAATTCACTGTAAAGATCAAAAGAATATTATCGCATCAGTGACTACTTTTATTGCTAAAGTGGGCGGAAATATTACTTACATCGACCAACATGTTGATGTTGAACAAAACGTGTTTTTTATGAGATTGGAATGTGAATTTACCAATTCTGAAATAACCATCGAAAGTTTTAAAGATGATTTCGAACAAGCTCTTGCATCTAAATTTGATATGTCTTGGGATTTGTACAATCAGGATCAAAAACCAAAAATGGCTTTGTTTGTTTCTAAATATGACCATTGTCTTTTTGATATTTTGGGACGTTACAGTGCTGGTGAATTAAATATAGAAATTCCGCTAATTATTAGTAATCATAACGATTTAAGATCGATTGCAGAACGTTTTGATATTCCGTTTCATTATGTTCCTTTTACAAAAGATAATAAAGAAGAAGGCGAAGCAAAACAAATTGAATTATTAAAAAGATATGAAATCAATTTTATTGTTTTAGCTCGTTACATGCAGATTATAACTCCAAATTTGATTTCGCTTTACGAAAATAAAATCATTAACATTCACCATTCGTTTTTACCTGCTTTTCCAGGAGCAAAGCCGTATCATTCTGCTTTTAAACGCGGTGTGAAAATTATTGGCGCAACAAGTCATTATGTAACAGAAGAATTAGACGAAGGTCCGATTATCGAACAGGATATTGCAAGAGTTTCTCACATTCATTCTGTAGAAGATTTTATTATGAAAGGACGAGATTTAGAAAGAATAGTTTTAGCAAGAGCAATAAAATTGCATTCTGAACGTAAAACAATGGTTTATAGTAACAAAACAGTTGTTTTTTCTTAG
- a CDS encoding DUF4197 domain-containing protein yields the protein MKKIILLAFAFSLTSCAQVQQTLNQLPQIASQLPVGNADIASGLKEALNKGITQQVSKLTAVDGFYKNEAVKILMPEELQKVDATLRKVGLSSLADEGIKMLNRAAEDAVKEATPIFVTAVKNMSFTDAKNILLGNDSAATTYLQGSTTTALYGKFNPVIKSSFEKVGADVVWKNIITKYNTIPLVKKVNPDLTDYTTTQALSGVFKMIAVEEKEIRNNISARTTPLLKSVFALQDGK from the coding sequence ATGAAAAAGATTATTCTATTAGCCTTTGCGTTTTCGCTTACTTCTTGTGCACAAGTTCAACAGACTTTAAATCAGCTGCCACAAATAGCATCACAGCTTCCGGTTGGCAATGCAGATATTGCTTCTGGATTGAAAGAAGCTTTAAACAAAGGAATTACTCAACAAGTGAGTAAATTAACTGCCGTTGACGGGTTTTATAAAAATGAAGCTGTAAAAATCTTAATGCCCGAAGAATTGCAAAAAGTAGATGCAACTTTACGAAAAGTAGGTTTAAGTTCTCTTGCAGACGAAGGAATCAAAATGCTAAATCGTGCCGCAGAAGATGCTGTAAAAGAAGCAACTCCAATTTTTGTTACCGCTGTTAAAAATATGTCATTTACAGATGCTAAAAATATCCTTTTAGGAAATGACAGCGCTGCAACAACTTATTTGCAAGGAAGCACTACAACTGCCTTATACGGAAAATTTAATCCAGTAATAAAAAGTTCTTTTGAAAAAGTAGGCGCTGATGTAGTGTGGAAAAACATTATTACAAAATACAATACAATTCCGCTAGTCAAAAAAGTAAATCCAGATTTAACAGATTATACCACAACTCAAGCTTTGTCTGGAGTTTTTAAAATGATTGCTGTTGAAGAAAAAGAAATACGCAATAACATCTCTGCAAGAACAACGCCTTTATTAAAAAGTGTATTTGCTCTGCAAGATGGAAAATAG
- a CDS encoding L,D-transpeptidase family protein — protein MKTFYSFTVILGLSFFIFSFNTIENSNFSHKKTSNHTIVFNDRDLANAEKANDFFKRYSDLKKYKSDIMSLYKSRTLGSIWFDEDEINEFGSVLYEKAKKTNDLIVPYQKEIDLLFDSKSESNISKTDADMLLSSLYVMYTKKNNADKKKLAYDVMLKDFLNYSTIEESSATANLDAKVEYDQYYKLQDVLKKYKKLDRSHKWKPIETEVPYKDLRPDAVSNTIAQVRTRLYLLGDLKQDSKSDVYDRELMDAVMKYKVRNGFKPNYILAEEHIKEMNIPLSEKMETLQLNMERCRAIAAQIAASDEYVLVNVPSYEMIYVKNGKIQLTSPVFVGAPLTKTTIFNGEIDRIVFSPYWTVPQSIVQNELRSKIASDPNYLAEKNMEMINGQVRQKPGPDNSLGLVKFMFPNSDDIYMHDTPSKTLFDFEKRTFSHGCINVKMAKELAVAMLQDYPEWTQAKIDKAMEGKTENSFKLTKKVPIYITYFTSLVNENGEIGFFQDVYEKDKEVTSETAIVAQ, from the coding sequence ATGAAAACATTTTATTCATTCACCGTAATTTTGGGTTTGAGTTTCTTTATATTTTCTTTCAATACGATTGAAAACAGCAATTTTTCCCATAAAAAAACTTCAAACCACACAATCGTTTTCAATGATAGAGATCTTGCAAACGCTGAGAAAGCTAATGACTTTTTCAAAAGATATTCTGATTTAAAAAAATACAAATCGGATATTATGTCATTATACAAAAGCAGAACGCTTGGAAGTATTTGGTTTGATGAAGATGAAATTAACGAATTTGGTTCTGTATTGTATGAAAAAGCCAAAAAAACTAACGATTTAATTGTTCCTTACCAAAAAGAAATAGATCTGTTATTTGATTCTAAATCAGAATCTAATATTTCTAAAACAGATGCTGATATGCTTTTAAGCTCATTGTATGTAATGTACACTAAAAAAAATAATGCTGACAAAAAGAAATTGGCTTATGATGTAATGCTTAAAGATTTCTTGAACTACAGCACTATTGAAGAATCATCTGCAACTGCAAATCTTGATGCAAAAGTAGAATATGACCAATATTATAAATTGCAAGATGTTTTAAAAAAATATAAAAAACTAGACCGTTCTCATAAATGGAAACCTATTGAAACTGAAGTTCCATATAAAGATTTACGTCCAGATGCTGTTTCTAATACAATTGCACAAGTTAGAACCCGTTTATATTTATTGGGGGATTTAAAACAGGATTCTAAAAGTGATGTTTACGATAGAGAATTAATGGATGCTGTAATGAAATATAAAGTTCGTAACGGATTTAAACCAAATTATATTCTTGCTGAAGAACATATTAAAGAAATGAATATTCCGCTTTCTGAAAAAATGGAAACTTTACAGTTAAATATGGAAAGATGCCGCGCGATTGCTGCTCAAATTGCTGCAAGTGATGAATATGTATTGGTAAATGTTCCTTCTTATGAAATGATCTATGTTAAAAACGGAAAAATACAGTTAACCTCACCTGTTTTTGTCGGAGCACCTTTAACTAAAACTACCATTTTTAACGGCGAAATTGATAGAATTGTTTTTAGTCCGTATTGGACAGTTCCACAAAGTATTGTTCAAAATGAGTTAAGATCTAAAATCGCTTCAGATCCAAATTATTTGGCTGAAAAAAATATGGAAATGATAAACGGACAAGTAAGACAAAAACCAGGTCCAGATAATTCTTTAGGTTTGGTAAAATTTATGTTTCCAAATTCAGATGATATTTACATGCACGATACGCCTTCTAAAACGTTATTCGATTTTGAAAAAAGAACTTTTAGCCACGGTTGTATTAATGTAAAAATGGCTAAAGAATTAGCAGTTGCTATGTTGCAAGATTATCCAGAATGGACTCAGGCAAAAATTGATAAAGCAATGGAAGGAAAAACCGAAAACAGTTTTAAACTAACTAAAAAAGTACCTATCTACATTACGTATTTTACTTCATTAGTAAATGAAAATGGCGAAATCGGATTTTTTCAAGATGTTTATGAAAAAGATAAAGAAGTTACAAGCGAAACTGCGATTGTAGCTCAATAA